The genomic stretch GAACACTTTATCAACTCACTTTCTTGTCAGACAAAGACTACAGTGACGAGATTCAACTGGAAGTATCAGACCCTATAAGTGAGGAGTACAATGCTGATAATTTAGTGGAAGGTTATTCTGGTAGCCCCATTATCATCAATTCGGGAAATCAACAATTCATTGGGGGAATATTTCGTGCTTATGAGAAAAGCAGCAAACGGGTTTTAGGGATCAATCTCAACATACTCAATCGACTTTTAACAGAATTGGGGCACAATCCAATCGACTACTCCGAGGTCGAAACCGACACAAACAGGCTGGAAGATATTGCTAAATTAAGATCAAATACAGACCGCATTGTTAAACGTATCCGTAACAAAATAGGCACAATTGTATTGCAGCGTATTGGTCAGGCTGAAACACTAAGGAAAATCATAGTTGATAACAAAATAGTGGTCGTTTCAGGTAAAGCAGGTTCAGGAAAATCAGCACTTACTAAATCAGTCCTACAATCACTTACTGAAGAGTACGAAGTGATTGCCCTGCAAGGAGAACAGCTAGATAGACAGGATATAAGTAGAGTATTTTCTGCGGAACCATTTTCACTTAAGAACCAATTTAGTGAGTTAGTTAGCTCTCCAGCTTTATTGAAGAAAAAGATTTTATTAATAGATAGCATAGAGAAGATATTGGAAACTAGTCATTCCGAGACCATCTTGGATTTCCTAAATATAATTAGTGACGAAGATGATATGAAACTCGTTCTTACGTGTCGGACTTATGCTATTGAGAACCTGAAATTCCGATTTCTTCATGAATTCCCGTCATTTTCGCCTTACGAGATACCGTTGCTATCTGACGAGGAACTTATTATTATTGAAATCCAATATCCACACATCAAGTCGATGTTGAATAAACCGTCTCTTAAACAGATTCTTCGGATACCATTCAATATAGACAAGGCAGCTATTATTAAGGAAATAGACCTATCGGGATTAAACTCTGAAGCAGATTTCAGACGATTAATGTGGGAATATATAATTGAGAATGCAGAAAAAGAGTCATCCACCTCTGTTCGGCATCAACGTGGCGAACTCTTTTCAGAAATCGCAATAAAACGAGCTGAAAAAATGGTTACTTATGTCAGTGTTGATGGCGCTGATGCAAGCATTATCTCACAACTAAATGCAGATAGCATAATCGACATAGAACTTGTCGAGAAGAGGAGTTATGCCGCCTCACATGACATCTACGAGGATTGGGCACTTACCCGCCATATTCAGAAAATTTATGAAGATTGCATACTTAATAACTTCAATCCTGAAGCATTTTATACTGACTTAGGGACAGCCGCATCTATAAGACGTGCTTTCCGTATATGGATGGCCGAAAAAGTACTAGAGCCCGGTTTTGATCTCAATAAATTGGTAAAGTACACTTTACAGGAGAATGTTGTTCACTACTGGAAGGATGAAATTTTGGTAGCCATTTTACAATCTGATTACAGCCAAAGCTTTTTGGAAGACAATAAGGGTTTGCTGTTTGAAGACAATTTCAAAATTCTAAAAAGATGTTTGCTTTTACTGAACGTCTCATGTCGGCAACCGGATTTTAACTTACTGAATATAATTAAGCCAGAAGAGAGACAAATTCTTTATCACGATATTAATCTGGTACCTGTTGGTGTCGGTTGGTCCAATGTAATCAATTTTTGTCACAGAAATCTATCGGTCTTAACTCAAATTCTTCCGTCGATACTACCCGTCATCTTAAATTGGAAGAAGTCTTTAAGTGCATGGGATAAACTACCGCCCGAAGCTAAAAATGCCGGTTTGATTATTTTGGAATACTTCAAGGCGGAAAACTTTGCTGAAGGCGACAACATAAACAGATCATCAAGAAACAGGGATCAGGTTGAAAATGCAATAAGGCTTCTTTTTCGCTTAACACCAATCTTGACCCAGGAGATAAAGGGCTTTATTCTTGAAGCATTAAATGGTAGAGAAACCAAAGACTACTGGATAAGAAACCTCTACGATAAAGTAATTGAATATACATTGTCAGGTGATGAAAGTATGATGGTTTGCCATTACTTGCCAGATATAGTGCTTACTGTTGCAGAAAAGAAGTGGTTTTACTATCCTCCAACATCCGAGGAAATCAAAGAGAAATATGGAGATATGGCTTTTTTAGCTACTCAATCTTCTTTCAAAAATGATAAAGAGTTTGGCGTCAATGAATTTGGACGTTCAGATTATTCTCCGGCAGGACCGTTAAAGACCCCAATCAGTAATTTGCTTTATGTAAAGCCGTTCGAAACATTAAATTTTACAACTAGGTTACTAAATCACGCAACCGAATCCTATCTGAGTGCCGAATTTGCTTTAGGCAATATGTTTATTACCCCCAGAGATGTCAGGGAAGAGATTTCTATAAAGCTACATGATGGCACCGTTATTAAGCAACATTGCAGTATGACATTGTGGACAATGTATAGAGGTAACTATATTGCCTTGCCAAACCTTCTTAAATCCGTGCTTATGGCGGTCGAAGACTGGTTGCTCAAAGTTTTAAAATGCATTAATGATGAATCCGAGGAGGTAAAAAAAACAAAGTATCAACAATTATTGGATAGTGCTTGTGAAATTCTTTTGAAAAAAAGTAAAAACGTTGCTACCACATCTGTACTAGTCAGCGTCGCGCTCGCATATCGTGATCCTTTAAAAAAATGGATATTTCCACTTTTACGTATAAAGTCATTTTACAAGTGGGATTTGTATCGAAGGATAGGTGAACGGAATACTACAAATATGATGGGGAGTGGGATATATTCACAACACCATTTTAAGTATCTCAAAAATTTCAATGATCTGGAACATCGGAAAAAGACGATGCAGGATTTAGTTATCAATTATAGCCTAACTGATCTAGAAATATTTTTAATTCTTGATGCCTTTTATGCCGATGCCGGAGACGATACAGAGTGGAAAATGCTGCTAAACAGAATGGATCGACGAACTTGGAAAATTGTAGAGGAGGTTGAGCAAGGGTTTATTGTACAAAGTCAATTGCCCGATGATTTAAAGGCTATTCATTCTGCGTCAGAAGAGGAGCAACAACAAAAGGCACCGATGCTGCAAGCTTCGAATTGGGCACTAAAAAAGTTCCATCGTGATCCGGTCGAAGATGATTCTTATGAAAAATGGAAGTCAAGTTTTGAAAGCTCAATTAATACAAATGGAATCAAACTTTCTCCTCTAGAAAACCAACCTGCGTTAGTGGCGGCTATAGGCATACGTGATTATTTTGACAAGCTTACCGCAGAGGAAAAGGAAAAATGTACGAACTTGGTAAATGAGGTAGTCCAATATCAACTGACCAAGGAAGGATATTCTGAGGAAGATATGCTAAATATTAAGTATTCACCTTTCGAAACCGAGGGTGCTTTCGAGGTATTGCCGCGGATCTTGGCTTCAGGTATTGACAAAAAATTCAGCAAAGAAGCGATTTTCCTAAGTCTGTTAAAACTTGATAATGAACTCTCAAGGGATAAGCTGATTGAGCGTTTAAATGAAGAAACATGGCAGACTGACCCTAATTTCATGATGAATTGTATTAGAGGCATCCTTAAATATTCTGAGGTTGCTTACATACGAGGCTTCATTTCTCACCATCATGTTGCCAAACAAAAGGTGACTTTTAAAACAATTATACAGAAATGTTATTCCAAGCTAAAGACGTTGTCTTCGAAGAAGAAACATAAAAAGTCTCAGACTAACATGACTAAAGAAGACTTACAGCATCTTTATATCGAAACCTGGGAGGAAATTTTCCACGAAATTGTAAACGATGACGTTAAGCTGGACATAACCTCGTATGATTTTGATCAGCGAGGGAATTTCTCTTATGCTTTTGAAGTATTGAAAGTTATACCACCAGATACTTCAATAACTGAGCTACATGCCTATATCTTCAATTTATTGCAGTTCGTTTTTACAAACATTGATGTCGAACGCGGATGGAATGGTGAAAAAATACATTTTGAATTATGTCAACTATTAGAAAAGTATTTAGCGACTTTCATGTTGAACCAACCAATTGAACACGCACAAAAGATGTTTGACGAGTTGACTAAACCTGCATTCTCTGGAGAGCTTCAAAATACATACAATCGAAGAAAAGATGAGTTTATTGAACAGACTTTAGAAGCTGTAATTAGGGAAGTTATCCAAAACGAATCCTTAAAGCATAGTTTTTGGTTGATATGGGAACACTTTCTAAACAAAACAATAAACCATGGAAGTGCATATTATTGTGACAAGTTATTGCTAAACCACATGTTCTTCAATACAGATAGCGATTGGAAGCCAATAAAAGGGAAAAAGCCATTTTTTGAAAAGGTTATTAAATATGTTGCAGATATTGATTCAACGGCGAAACTTATCGCCACAATTGGTTATTCAGAGTTAATGCCCGATGGTATAATATGGCTTTCTAAATTAATCACCGATGAATGGTCTGAAGATAAAAATACTTTGTACTACCTTGAAAAGATAGCTGTCAAGACATTTTATGATCCGGAGTATCGAAATCTTATAAGAAATTCAGCAAATTTCAGAGACAATTTTATTGCTATACTTGATCAATTGATTGATATAAGATTTTCGTCAACGGCTTATGTTATAAGGGAGGATTTGATTTCTACAAGTAGGTAGATTTTATTTATTTTAAGGTATTTCAATCCAATACCCAAGATTTCTGGGGTGTTTTGTAACATCTAAAATTAAGACCCCCCCCGCCCAAAAAAAAATAAACCAATGGAAGAATGGATACAACTGGATATTATGATTCGATTTGCGCTACCTGTTTCGGTTCAAACTGTGCCAGTATAATCAAGTAGTTTTTGGCTCGATTTATGCCGCTTTGAAAGATCAAGTAATAATCCCCATGTTGTTATGAAGAGAAAACAACATTGTCTATGAAATTGAACTTGCTATATAAAATAAAGGTTTTTAGTTTACACTGTAACTATTCCAAATTTTTGGAATACTCTAAAGATTAGATGGTTTCTTGTTCCAGTCTTTATGAGATATATCAAAATAAACTGATCCATTCATTTTTTTGAAAAAATCATATAGCAAAACTTGTTGCTCATAGTTATAGAATGTGCTACTTGATATGTAGAAATAAAATAGAACAAATTTTTCTTTATTTGAAATGTTAAACAGTAAAGTAGATTGATGATTATTTTGAATACTAGGGTAATTGCTAATGTGTTCCAATATTGAAATTAGCTGGCTAATTGCATCTCTGATGTCTCCTTCTTGGCGATTGTTTAATTGAGAGATTTTCTGGGAAAATTCAAAAAGAGATTCAATTATTTCTCTTGAGTTTTCTTTCGTGTGCCATACAAGATCTCCTGATGGAGATATAATGTAAAGTTTGTCTACATAATCAAATTTCTCCCTTAATTCATCGTAAATGCTAGCAAGCCTATCTACAGGTCCACTATTTCTGAAATGCGTTAGCAATTGGAAAAAAGTCGTTTCAAATGATTGAATCTGAAACTGTTTATTCTGAAGTTCCAACTGCTCTCTTTGACCTTTTATTTCCTCTCGAGTGTCTTTGAGCTCTTGGCGGTTCATTTCCAGTTCTTCCTGTTGCATGAGAATTTGGAGTTGCTGGCCAAGGAAGCCGACATAAACAAATGCTAGTGCGGCAAACGAGGCAAAGGTTCCTGAGGTTCCACCGATGAAATCACCAAGTTCATTCTCTTTGAAAAAGGAGTGACTTTGGAATACTTGCATTCCGGCCCAAATGAGTGGGATAAGTGCAACTAGTGCCGAAATTCCTCCAATCCATTTAAAAATGGTGATCTGTTTATTGAGTTTTGACTTTCGAGAAGTAAGATCCATATCACAATTTAAGGATATTAGGTTTTTATACACCCTCTTCCCCTCCTCAGCAATCACATACCTCTGCTACTGAATTAGTTGGATACTAATATCCTCTGGAGAAGGATTAGGTCTTTTGTCGTTTTCGGTTGTATTCAAGAATCTCATCTTCAGTAAGAGGTTCAGATTTGGTAATTACTGGAATTTTTTTGTTAATCCCATCATTATCTTTTTCCCATATTTTTTCTACTGTGATACGGACTAAATCATCTTTTAAAAAACCTTTAGGAGGTAAAAAGTCTTTTACATTGCACTTCAAGGCTTCAGCCGCAAGGTTTATTTGCCTGATGTTGTATTTAGCAGGCAAAGATGGATTTTCTATATTTCCAACTAATTTATCGGAAAATCCCATTTCCACTGATAGAGCATCTTGACTCATACCAGAATCCTCTCTTTTATTACGGATTTTCTCTATAACATATAAATCAAGAGCAGAAACGATGCGTATTATTTTCTCATCTTCTTTCATTTTTCAATGAAAGGCTAAAAAAGTCCTTTATCCACCTACCTATAATTAGGTGATGTCAATTTTTCTTGCTAATATTGAATTATAAGTTAAGAATATGGTCTCTTGATTTACCATTTAATTAATTTAGCGAATCTCTATATGGCATTCGCACTTGTTTGTCCGAAACTGAAACCTAGGAAATTTCAAGTACACGAGACAATAAGTGAGGGTTGCTCACGCCATTGGCGTGGGCTCACTTATTCGTGTACAGGGTCTTCCTAGGTACCTAGTTTCGATAAGTTGAGTTCCACGCCTCTTTTTGGTCTGGTCTCAACTTGGACATAGCTATAACTCAAGTACTATGGAACAGACCTTGATTTTTTCTGGATTAAGTTACTTCCCGGGATCAGTATTCCTGAAGAAAGATCTGTCTGCGCTTTTTTACATTGGGTCACATTGCTCATTACCTATTCCGATACCCATCGGAACCTATTATTTATTACCAGAGGAACTCGGCATCGCCGCGGTAGATCGCCTGTATCCCCTGAAGCCCAAGAATCCGATTTGAGGATGGGATTACTTTTAAGACCGTGAAAGGGGAGGTGCACATCCCTGAGCAGATCGGTTACCACACACTCACGTCAGCAAGCTCAGAATAGCTGGTAGAGCTGACACATTACATCTTATTATTAATTAATGCTGGTTGGTCGGATAGACTGGGGTGCCTGCCTGCCGTAGGTAGGGGATTGATATGTCTTGTGAGAAGTAGCAAGTAGCTAGTATCAAGTAGCAAGAGGGTAGAGGTTAGAGCCAAGAGGCAAGAATCGAGAGTCAAGAGTCATGAATCAAGCGTTCGTGATAGTGCTTTCAGCTTTGAGCTTTGAGCTTTCTGACTTTCCCTGCGACTGAGATTGCGACAGAGATTGCTTCGTCCTTCGTCCTCGCAATGACGGTACTCACTTCGGTCTCCCGTCTTCGGTCTTTGGTCGGTGAGCCCCGTCGAACCGCCAGCTTAAAAATCTAAAAGCATGAAAAAAACAATACTCATCTGCTTAGTGGGACTGCTATGTCTTCCCACAAGCACACTACTGGCACAAGTTGCTGATTCACCCGGGGCGGATTTTCTTCATAGGTCTAGCCCCACTGTCTCCCCTGAACAAGGAGACACCCATCGGGGCGGGGTCACCCGCTCCGATACTTTGCCGGAGAATAATGGTTTGGTTGATCACTCCGCTGCAAAAGGGCAGGAGAGCGAAAGCTCTTCTGCTGAGGTGGTGATCTATGGGGAGATACGAGGTGATGTCGATTCAGATCAGGTAGAGGCAAAAATCTATTCAAATTTGCTGGATGTAAGTAGTAATATTCCCTCTGCCACGGTTCATTCTTTACCCCTAGAGCTCGGACATCTCTATTCGGGAAATATTGGACTGAAGACCTTTCAGTTTACCCTTCCGATGGAGGGAGAGCTGGGCTACCTTGATATCCGAATTGGTAAATCCCATCCTCTGGATATGTTTCTGGTAGCAGCGGGTGATTCGGTCAGAATCCATCTGGACCTGCAAAATGGCAGGACGATTTTTACCGGACCTGATGCAGACGCATTCCGCCTACAAGCCGAAATCCATCAAAAGCTTCAGGAGGACAGGCTCAGCGACAACCCAGTTATGTTCACCCCTGATAGAAATAGGTTTCTCAGTGATCCAGAAGATCTACAGTTGTATAAGGAAATTTCTTCCACCTATCAGTCTGGATGGTCCCGAAAACTGGATTTTTTGGATTCCGAGGAGCTTATCTATCAGCATGCCAAGAAGCAAATGGGTAGTGCGCCAGATCTGGAAGAATACCTGCAAGTCCTTGCTAACCATAAGGACAAACTGGATAAGAAGAGGTATGCCATCTTAAAGGCGGACATCATCGGCAGAACGCAAATGCAGCCCTTGGATTTCTTTTTCAGAAACCTAGCCCAGGACCACAGGTATCAGGATGTGTTTGATTCCTACAGGAGTGCTATGGAGTCCCTTTGGGATGGGGATGAAGTCCCGGCAGTCAAGTCCTATTTCTTCGGAGAGTACCTGTACCTGCGGACGAATATCCAGGTCAATCTGGATGCAACTTCCCTGGTTACTGCCTCTGAAGAGTTGCCACAGCAGCAAAAGGAACTGGTACTGGCGAAGGCAATTGTCAAGAATTTCAGAAGAATCCCTGATTTGCATAAGTCAGTGGAAGCCGTTTTACAGCAGGTTCAGGCCCCTTGGATAGCCAATGAGCTAAACCAGCTGATCGCAAGACAGGCAGAAGGCAGCACCCTTCCTCACATTGGCTTTGAGGATAGGGAAGGTAAGGAGACATTTCCGCAGGAATGGCAGGGAAAAGTAGTTCTGCTAGACCTCTGGCTTGTGGGTTGTAAGGCCTGTGCGGGATTTTATCAGGAGAGACTGCTGCCACTCTATGAAGAATTTGGAGATAGGGAAGATTTTCTGATAGCCACCGTAGCGGTGGATAAAGACCGGGACAATTGGATCAAAGGCCTGGAAAGCGGAAACTACACCGATCCAGGATTTACCAATCTATATGCAGCAGGTTATAATCATCCCTTCCTGGACCATTACAAAATAAGCGCTTTCCCCAGCTATATGCTCATCGGCAAGGATGGGAGAATTTTGAAATCTGGGGACTTCCCCAAGGATCTGTCCGGTTGGATGGATATCATGGAAAGTTACTTATCATCTGACCAAACTCATTCAGGTATATGAACAATTTTAAATATATAGTAGTAAGCAGTCTGCTCATTGGACTGATATGCAGCTTGGCTTCTTTCCAGGCTTCCGCCCAAAGCAAAGGTTTGAATATTCTTCGTGGTGAGGTAGTAGATCTATCCACTGCGGAGAAACTTCCCGGTGCGACTGTGTTGGTTTCTGAAACAGGGCAATTGACCGTTTCGGATAAAGACGGCTCCTTTATGCTGGAGCTGGACAGCGGAAAGTACATGCTTTCGGTACATTTCATAGGCTTCAAAACCCGGAACATCCCAGTATCCATACCTGCTGATAAGGAAATAAGGGTAGAGATGGAGGCAGACGAAATCGCCCTGGAATCAGTGGAGATCGTCTCTACGGGGTTTCAGCAGCTTCCCAAAGAAAGAGCTACAGGCTCCTTTGCCTACCTCGGTCAGGATCTGGTGGACAGACGTGTTTCCACCAATATTCTGGAAAGACTGGAAGATGTGGCTCCCGGAGTCATATTCAATAGAAACAATGCCGGCTCCGATCCCATCAGCATCCGGGGCAGAAGTACCCTGTTTGCCAATACCACCCCTTTGATTGTGATCGATAATCTCCCTTATGAGGGAGCCATAGAAAATATCAACCCAAACGATGTGGAATCGATAACAGTCCTTCGGGATGCCGCTGCAGCCTCCATCTGGGGGGCACAGGCCGGAAACGGTGTCATCGTGATCACCACCAAAAGCGGAAAAAGGGGACAGCCCTTAAGCATCTCCTTCAATTCCAATGTGACCATGGCAGAAATCCCAGATCTGCATTACAGACCCCAAATGGAGATCACTGACTTTATTGACCTGGAAATCAGGCTGTTTGAAAAAGGATATTACAACAGTGCTGCAAATTCGGTGAACAAGAATCCCCTTTCGCCTACGGTAGAAACCTTGCTGGCGTTGGGAGAAGGACGGATCACCCAGTCTGAGGCAGATGCTAGGATCAGCGCTTACAGAAATCAGGATTTCCGATCAGAACTGGAGGAGAACTATTATAGAAAGGCAGTAAACCAGCAGTACTTCCTTCAGGCGCAGGGAGGTGGCGATAATCATAACCTATTGTTCTCAGCCGGGTATGACCGCAACCTTTCCTCTGTAATCGGCAATGCAAACCAAAGAATTACCATCAATGCAAAAAGTGACTTCCGTCTGCTTGCCGACAGGCTCAGGGTAAGTACCGGTATTTACCTAGGCAAAGCAACAACACAGACAGGTACCAATGTGCCCACAGGCTATGCTTATGATATTCTCCAAGACGGCCAAGGAAACCATCTGCCCATTACTTCTCTGCTGAACCGTAGGTATATAGATCAACAGGCAGAATCCGGGCTGCTTGATTGGAATTTTGTGCCTCTGGATGAAATAGGAATGATGGACAATAGTGTGAATGGAATGGACTACCGGATCAATGCCAGTTTGAATTATAAATTATTCGAAGGATTGGATGCACAGGTGGTCTATCAATATTGGAATTCCGGTACCACGACCAGAAACCGTGACGATCAGAAGCTGTTCAGCATGCGGCATCTGATCAACAATTACACCCAAGTCGAAGAAGACGGACAGCTGCTGAGGAATATACCGCTAGGGGATAGACTTGAGCTGAACAATGAGCAGGCGCACAGCCACAACGTACGGTTTCAGGTTAACTACTTTAAAAAATTTAAGGGGGGAAGTTCCATCACTGCTTTGGGTGGTTCCGAAATCAGGGATTTAAGCCGTATTTCCGATGCCGCTTTATACTATGGCTATGACGATGCCACTGGAGTGAGTAGGCTGGTGGATTATCTCTCGCTCTTTCCGATGCAGTACAATCCGGGGCTTAGAAGGGCGATTCCCGCAGGGGATACCCATAGCGGTGTCACGGACAGATACCTTTCTTATTTTCTTAATACCTCCTACAATTTCAGGGATCGCTACACACTCTCAGCCAGCGGACGTAAGGATATGTCCAACTTATTCGGAGTGGAGGCTAATATGAGAGGGGTGCCACTTTGGTCGGCGGGGGCAGCCTGGAATATCAGCAGTGAGCGGTTTTATCACTGGGACTGGATGGGATTTATGCGGCTTAAACTTACTTACGGCTATAACGGCAATGTGGACAAATCCATCAGTGCACTGACTGCTGTAGCTATTGCAACAAGGAATATACTCATACCCAATCTTCCTTTTGCTGTGATCACTAATCCTCCAAACCCTGACCTGCGGTGGGAGAGAATAGGGATAACCAATCTCGCTCTGGATTTTGAATCCAAAAATTCCAGAGTTGCAGGATCAATAGAATATTATCATAAAAAAGGCAAGGACCTGATCGGTGAATCTCCTGTGCCGCTCTCTAACGGTATCCTTTCCTACACCGGTAACTTTTCTGAGACAAAAACAAACGGAATAGACCTGATGCTTACCACAGTAAATACTCTTGGTGCACTCAAGTGGACTACCATTGCCATGGCCAGTTTTATAGATGAAGAAGTAGTATCCTTCAAGGGGGCAAGGACACTTAGTCAATACCTGGGGAGCTCAGGAGGTGGATTGGTTCCCAGGGAGGGAAGTCCATTGTTTGCTATCTACAGTTATAGATGGGGAGGCTTGGATCCGGACAGCGGCAATGCATTGGGATACCTGGATGGTGAATTATCTGACGATTATGGAAAGATATTAGGAGCCACCCAGCCAGAGGACCTCATCCTTCACGGCGCTGCAAGGCCTACCTATTTTGGGGCACTTAGAAATGAACTGAGCTATAAAAACTGGAATCTGTCTGCCAATGTCACCTACAGGGCAGGCTATTATTTCCGAAGGAGATCAGTGAATTATAGAGACCTGCTGACGGGGGTGATTTCACATCCTGATTATGCTGATCGCTGGCAACAGCCAGGGGATGAGCTAACCACCCAGATCCCGGCTATGCCTGAGGTGTTGAATACTTCAAGGGATAGTTTCTATCAATTCTCGAGCGTGTTGGTGGAAAAGGGTGACCATGTGAGACTGCAGGATGTACGGCTGAGTTATACGCTTGGCAGGGCAGCGTTTCCGAATCTGCCATTCCAGAACATGGAGATCTACGGCTATGCCAATAATCTCGGAATTATCTGGAAGGCAACGAGTCTCAATTTGGATCCGGATTACCCAGAAACCAAGCCACTGCGGAGCATTGCTTTCGGACTACGTGTCGGTTTCTGATCAAACTATGAGGGGCTTTTCCCCAGTTGGAAAGGCCCTCATTAGCTGATTATAAAAAATCAACTAGTGTAATACCCTTCTCTAGATCAAATTAATCATTATGATATCCGCAATTAATCATAAAAACAATGAAAAAAACAACATATATAATCTTAACTCTTCTACTTGCCCAACTGTTAGTGGGATGCGATGATTTTCTGGATGCTAAACCCACTAAGGCAATTGTCTTGCCTAATTCTGTGGATGTATTACAGAATCTGCTTGACAATAACAATATATTTAATCGAGACCTTTCCTTAGGATTATTGGCATCGAATGAGTTCCAAACGGATGAGCTCGGAATTCAACCCTACGAGCCATGGGAAAGAAATAGCTACTTATGGCAAGAGCAGCCTTTTGGACAGGATGAGCTCATATTTGAATGGTATACTCCCTATAATCAGCTATTTTATGTGAATAATATCATTTCAGAACTGGAAGAGATCCAAGACAAAAACCAGGCAGGATATGATCAGGTGAAAGGTGCAGCGCATTTTTTCCGGGCGAATGCTTATTTTAATCTTGCACAACTATTTCTTCCACCCTTGGGAAGTGCTGAAATCTATATAGAAGATTATCAGATAGCTTATAAAATCTCGGAATTGCTGACATTCAGCCCTAAAATGGCCGATGTCGGAGAGATATACGAGTTGATTTTTGCTGATATGACCATTGCTCTCGAAAAGCTTCCTGAAGCCACCGATTATCCTTCCCGTCCAAATCGGGCAGCGGCACATGGCCTAATGTCCAGAATTTATCTAGCCGTAGAAGAATATGGGCAGGCATTAGCACATGCCGAATCAGCTTTGGGCTATCAGGATGAGTTGATGGATTTTAATCAACTGGATAGCAGTTTGATATATCCAATACAGAATTTCAATCCGGAGATACTGTATTATAGCATGCTCACAGTTAATTCTTATACCTATGCACAAACAAGTATAGTAGATTCACTGCTGTATAATTCCTACCAAGCGCATGATTTAAGGAAATCAATTTTCTATACCACTCGTACCAATGGAAACATAAACTTTACAGGAAACTATACTGGCAATTCACGATTGTTTAGCGGTGTAGCAGTAAATGAATTGCTGTTGATATCGGCAGAATGTAAT from Algoriphagus sp. NG3 encodes the following:
- a CDS encoding SusC/RagA family TonB-linked outer membrane protein, with amino-acid sequence MNNFKYIVVSSLLIGLICSLASFQASAQSKGLNILRGEVVDLSTAEKLPGATVLVSETGQLTVSDKDGSFMLELDSGKYMLSVHFIGFKTRNIPVSIPADKEIRVEMEADEIALESVEIVSTGFQQLPKERATGSFAYLGQDLVDRRVSTNILERLEDVAPGVIFNRNNAGSDPISIRGRSTLFANTTPLIVIDNLPYEGAIENINPNDVESITVLRDAAAASIWGAQAGNGVIVITTKSGKRGQPLSISFNSNVTMAEIPDLHYRPQMEITDFIDLEIRLFEKGYYNSAANSVNKNPLSPTVETLLALGEGRITQSEADARISAYRNQDFRSELEENYYRKAVNQQYFLQAQGGGDNHNLLFSAGYDRNLSSVIGNANQRITINAKSDFRLLADRLRVSTGIYLGKATTQTGTNVPTGYAYDILQDGQGNHLPITSLLNRRYIDQQAESGLLDWNFVPLDEIGMMDNSVNGMDYRINASLNYKLFEGLDAQVVYQYWNSGTTTRNRDDQKLFSMRHLINNYTQVEEDGQLLRNIPLGDRLELNNEQAHSHNVRFQVNYFKKFKGGSSITALGGSEIRDLSRISDAALYYGYDDATGVSRLVDYLSLFPMQYNPGLRRAIPAGDTHSGVTDRYLSYFLNTSYNFRDRYTLSASGRKDMSNLFGVEANMRGVPLWSAGAAWNISSERFYHWDWMGFMRLKLTYGYNGNVDKSISALTAVAIATRNILIPNLPFAVITNPPNPDLRWERIGITNLALDFESKNSRVAGSIEYYHKKGKDLIGESPVPLSNGILSYTGNFSETKTNGIDLMLTTVNTLGALKWTTIAMASFIDEEVVSFKGARTLSQYLGSSGGGLVPREGSPLFAIYSYRWGGLDPDSGNALGYLDGELSDDYGKILGATQPEDLILHGAARPTYFGALRNELSYKNWNLSANVTYRAGYYFRRRSVNYRDLLTGVISHPDYADRWQQPGDELTTQIPAMPEVLNTSRDSFYQFSSVLVEKGDHVRLQDVRLSYTLGRAAFPNLPFQNMEIYGYANNLGIIWKATSLNLDPDYPETKPLRSIAFGLRVGF
- a CDS encoding RagB/SusD family nutrient uptake outer membrane protein is translated as MKKTTYIILTLLLAQLLVGCDDFLDAKPTKAIVLPNSVDVLQNLLDNNNIFNRDLSLGLLASNEFQTDELGIQPYEPWERNSYLWQEQPFGQDELIFEWYTPYNQLFYVNNIISELEEIQDKNQAGYDQVKGAAHFFRANAYFNLAQLFLPPLGSAEIYIEDYQIAYKISELLTFSPKMADVGEIYELIFADMTIALEKLPEATDYPSRPNRAAAHGLMSRIYLAVEEYGQALAHAESALGYQDELMDFNQLDSSLIYPIQNFNPEILYYSMLTVNSYTYAQTSIVDSLLYNSYQAHDLRKSIFYTTRTNGNINFTGNYTGNSRLFSGVAVNELLLISAECNIRMGNISQGLDYLNRLLIKRYEEGYFEPIEISGQEEALRKVLSERKKELAFRGLRWSDLRRLNTDPRFEETLIRKLDGQTYTLQPNSDRYIFPIPPVESAFFNE